The genomic region TTTGCAACTGATAAAAATCTTGTTCCTGCATTTTCAGGTCTGATTGCTCTGGGAGTTATCATTGGTATAATTGTAGTTGTCATCCGAAGATGTCGGAGAAGACCAAATGCAGCAGATAACACGAACAAGAATCTGCAGAATCGGATTGATGCTTGAGCCAACAATCAGAAATTCTTGGATGCGTGAATTCCTTAAaaattatttcctttttttttgtaatgcATTTTAAAGAATGTAGCTCGATTTTTCCGTTTCTTTTTTGGATGTATAATTCAGTAAATTACTAAGTGTAATTCCAAATTATTTCGGAAATTACCAGGAGAAATAAATCAAATGTGAATTTTGGCCTGTAATCGGATACGTGAATTCCATCATTTGTTATGTTTGATATAAAGATTACACGTGgacacttagtactacaatttaatgatattcttcttcacttgtacgTAAGAGGTCTCAGattcgattttcgtcaaaaccaaatttgaaccacattattgctagtcatTGTGGCACATAGCCCACTCCCACACtctcttagtatagataatattgttggttcaaaaaaaaaaaatacacgtGAAATATCTTAAatttccttatatatatatatatatcacctACTGCTGTAAAAATCTTAGCATTAGGCGACTGACCACCGTCCCGATTAATTTTTAGATGTTTGAAAACTAAGAAAGAGCGCATAGACCTGCCTAGGTGCCCGTCTAGCCCGCCTAAGTCGCGACTCTCATCTAAGCAGAAAacagataactttcattttgcatttaattttttcaataaattatgagagacttgttaaatacttgAATGAACGTTCATTATATGgttgttttcaatatgttctcatattttttaatttatgtgttaatttattttttggtcaaactagaaactTTCATTAATTACAAAAACTATTACATGAAATAACAAGCCCAAAGACAATCCAAATAAAAGAATAAcccataagaaattacaacagAAATGCCCAAAAAAACAAGCccacaacaacaaaaaccctGGATTTGGAAGACTACTGCCTCCACCATAGCAGTTGCTCCCACCATTGTTGATTAGCCAGCACCATCAAGAGAAAGAGCCCACGAACAAGTTGGATGAAGGGAAAATGAGGGCGAGCAAGCCACCTGCATAAAAAGCGCTCCAATAATCCTACAAATAGTGCTAAAAACACTTTAATAACTACCTAACACCAAAATGCGCCACCGAGAAGAGACGCACGATGGGCCGAATATCAAAGGTCGGCGGTTGAGGATTGACAATGGGTAAAAGCAATGGGGGAAGAAAGGGGCATAAAATCTAGATCTGAGACAAGCTCAGAGAGGTTGAGACAATTTCAAGAAAACTAGAAATTAAGAAGATTACTGGAaacaaggaagagaaagaaaacagGAAAATTGAGAAGAGGGGACCATAAACTATTGCAAGGAATGGGGAGGTAGGGGAGAGAAGATGGGAGGGAAGGAGGAGGGTTTGAGGGAGGGGTAGCGGGCTAGATAGGAGAACGAAAAGGAGTAGCAAGGGGGTTGGTTGGGGTCGGTGGTGAAGGTTGGGGACTTTTGGGGGGAAGGGGGGTTGTTTCGTGCAAAAGAGAAAATGGGCTAGAACGGCttctaagaattttttttttgtagttttcaatttatgtatttcaatataattatgtatattttttaatataagtggatattaatttatatattatataataaatttaaaactgaaaaaaaatgcCTATACCCGTCTATACGTCTAGGCACTAAGCCTCTAACCGCCATCCTAGTAATACCTAGCGCCTTAACCTTGTTATATAACATAAAATATCTTACATACCCGTTTACATATATACCACGTAAATAACATATTCGATAACCAAGATGTTCATCTATTATTTACCTAACATAAGACCATTCTTttcggggaaaaaaaaaatatgaccCATTCTcactcatttatttatttaaaaatagaaaaataaataatatgtcatGGATTGGCTGACCCTGACCTAATGACTCTTGACCGTTTGAtttttcaaacacaaattgcGTCTTTGCTGATTGATCGAAAAGAATAATGAGGGAGAATCGTCTTAAATCCATTATTTTAACAAAACGCGTAGCCCTCCTCCCTCCAAACTATGGCACTTCACGTCTATAGACGCCTTCAAAGTTCATACCCTAATTATCTAACCTGAGAAGAAACGATACAGAGCTAGCAGAAAACTCTGACCAAATCCCACCCATTAACTTGCAGGGGATCAAGTATAAATACAGATCCAACACTTCCTTCCATTATTCCATACATAAGAGGATTACAACTTTGGATTATAGTTAATAtcttgttaatttataaattcgtTCAAAGATAATACAATGATGAGAGGATTAGAATCGAAAACTGCATCCACTATTCTCTTTTCTGTgctgattttccttattttcatCAATGAGGAAGCTCGAAGTGACAAAGAATTCTGTTCTTCTGCTTCTTCCTGCGGGGAAATCCGAAACATCAGCTACCCTTTTCGCCTAAAGGGCGATCCGTCAGGCTGCGGCGACCCCGACTACGAACTCTCTTGtgtcaacaacaaaacaatctTGGAAATTTCTCCAGGAAAATTCTATGTGACAAGCATTTCGTACGATGATCAAACAATCCGTCTGGTTGATGCCAACTTCGCCGATGCCAATGACAGCTGCAGCCTTCCGTCTGGTTCTGTCGTAACAACGGATGGATTTCTCAAAGATATACGATTTAGAGGTGTCTCAGACCCTGATAGCCGTTTCAGATTCGTACACTGCTCAAGAAACATCAGCAGCGTGCCGGAAGCTGCTAATCACACAACAATTTCTTGCTTGACAAGAAACGGGACTTATGTCTACGCTGTTTATGATGGCGAATACTCGTATTATTCTCCTCAACCGTCATGCTCTGTCATTTCGTTGGCTCCTGTCGGTCTTCGTAAAGGTGTTACGAAGTTCAATTCTTATGAGGACGTCATGGAACTATTGAAAGCTGGCTTTGAAGTTGGATGGTCGCTTCAGTGCAGGGATTGCGCTCTGAAAGGTAAACCCTGCGTAGTAACCTCGAGGGTTAAACCAATCACCTACAGGTGTGAAAGAGGTACGTTTTTCGTTCTTAACTTTAGGATTAGTAATTTAATTACACTTTTCAGTTACGTCACTTGATTAATTAGTcgttttcttttaaatgtttcactctttttctttttgtgcaaGTGCAGAGAACAAAGAGCTGACAAGTACTgaaggaaaattaataattgcGGCAATCGTTGTGGGAggtattttttacaattttatttgtaaACATTGAAAATCTTGGTAGTTTTTTTTCTTGCCTGTTTCGATTTCGTGGGGATTTGCAACTGATGGAAATATTTTTCCTGCATTTTCAGGTCTAATTGCTCTGGGGGTTGCCATTGCTATATTGGTATTCGTTATCCGAAGATGTCAGAGAAGACGAAATGCAGGGCGAATTAAGTATTAATCCTTGACGCCAACAATCAGCCAGTCTTGAACCACATCACGAACCCTTACCCTATTCACCCTTTATATGTGTGATTAAaaagtttgattcaatttttttctttgttcttttttcgTGTACAAGGAGATTGTAATGTTCTGTATTCAACTTGTATGTGGAATCGAAAACTATTTCGTAACGTTCTAATCCAAGAAGTTGAAAAAGAGTGTGACCGTAACCTTGAAGATTAAGTCGAAAGCTCCTTTAAAGTGACTCGGACTAGAAAGTATAAAGCATTACTTATTTAGATCGAAAGATGTAAGTATTTCAAGAGGAGCAGCGCCTTAATCTATGTCTATAACAATGTGATTCATTAATTAAGCACCTTAATAAACAAATTAGGCCGGTCGAGTACACTGATTAGTGATCGAATCAAGCCAAAGAACTATATAAGTGAGAGGATTGCTTGCCAAACAAGCAAACAGAAAATCCAAGggattatatattttatcaGCAAATGGTACTGATATCTGCATATTTTAAAAGTAAGACGGCCTAGAATATTTCATAATATTAAAGTTGGTGATGGGTTATGtcatctaattaattaattaattaatttgtgaaATGCTGAAAACTCAGTAGGTTTCAGCcaaagagaaagaggaagacaaaaCGAAAAAATGAAATCTGTGGGAGGCACAGTGATCGTTCTTTCAAGCTTGCTGTGTCTGCTCCTCCTCTTAGCTCTCATCAAGATTTTTCATAAACTATGGTGGACTCCGATTCGAATACAGAATCTGGTGGCTCTGCAGGGAATCAAAGGCCCTTCTTACCGATTCGTCCATGGAAACACCAAAGAGATCTCCAGCATGCAAGAAGAAGCCATGAGGAGGCCCAAAAGTTTATCACATGACATATTTTCTCAAGTTCAACCTCACATACACTTGTGGACAAAGACATATGGTGAAGAACCTTTTACCAGTCGATAGTTTTCAAATCATTGTTCTAATCTAAATTTGTTTCGTCTTTGACAACAGGAGCAAATTTCCTTCAATGGTATGGTGTTCAAGCCCAATTGATCATCACAGAGCCTGAACTGTGCAAAGAGATACTTACGAATAAAGATAAAGCTTATCCGAAAAGCGAGACGAAAGGCTATGCGAGAAGGCTATTAGGAGATGGACTTGTCGTAAGTGATGGTGAAAAATGGGCTAAAATGAGAAAGTTAGCCAACTATGCCTTCCACGGAGAGATCTTAAAGGTAATATTACTTGTGTGTTGGTTAAGTTAGTTGGTCAAGGTAATGTGCCCGTTCTCTTGCACTCTAGTTTGAATCATTCTCGTCGTACAATAAGCTAGGAGCAAATAGGGAACAAATATGTTAATTGCTTTTGCTAGGGTATGGCTCCAACAATGATAGCTAGTGCTGAGACGATGCTGGAAAATTGGAAAGAACACGACGGCAAagagattgatgtgtttaaagAATTTAGGTTGTACACCTCAGAAGTGATTTCCAGGACGGCCTTTGGCAGCAGCTACTTAGAAGGGAAGAACATTTTCGAGAACCTGGAGAAGTTAGCCTACTTATCATTCAAAAATGCGTTCAACCTCAGGTTTCCCGGCATCAGGTAATTACTTCCATTTAACTAAATAACCATGAATTGGAACATTGCACTACTTAGGTTCTGATTTTAATCTGCCCTTGATCAATACTTCAGTAGGTTTATTAAATCCAAGGATGAGATAGAATCAGAAAAGCTTGAGAAAAGTATCCGCAACTCTATCATGGAGATGATCAGGAAACGAGAAGACAAGGCAATGGTTGGAGAAGAAGGCAGCTTTGGTGATGATTTTCTTGGAGTACTCATAAAAGCTCATCATGACGCCGATGAGAACCAGAGAACTTCGATTGATGAGATAGTTGACGAGTGCAAGACATTTTACCTTGGTGGACAAGAAACCACTAGTAGTGGACTTGCTTGGACTGTCTTTCTTCTGGCAATCCATACCGATTGGCAAGAGGAAGCAAGGAAGGAGGTGATCCAAATATTtggaaaacaaaaccctaatctcGATGGCACTGCCAAACTAAAAATTGTAAGAATGTCAACAACTCACTCATTTTCTTGTCTTTGTTGCGGCATATATGTTACCTTGCAGCTCGAGGTTctgttttttattctttttcatgATTCATTTTTCGAGCAGATGAATATGATCTTCAACGAGTCGCTAAGGTTATATCCACCGGTAGTTGCCATGGAGAGGAAAATTGGAAGGGAAGTTAGGCTGGGAAAACATGTCCTTCCTGCTAATGTTGAAATAACCATTCCATGCTTAGCCCTTCAGCACGAGCCTCAAATCTGGGGAGAAGATGTGCTACTTTTCAAACCGGAGCGATTCTCGGAAGGTGTTGCTAAGGCTACAAAGAACAACATAGCCGCATTCTTACCATGGGGATTGGGACCTCGAAGTTGTGTGGGATCTAATTTTGCAACCATGGAAACAAAGATTGCTCTGTCGATGATTCTACAACGCTTCTCTTTCACACTTTCCCCAGCCTACATCCACTCGCCCTACCGGCTTCTTACAGTGCGGCCGCAACATGGAGTTCAAGTAATGCTACGCTCGCTCACATGATGATCAATTTATTAACATTGCGCTTTAGGTTACAAATAATGCAAGCTCTGCTTTGAGCTTCAGCCAAAAGGGGAAATAAGATTTACAATGGTGAATAGCcactatatatttttcttttcctgtTTTGCTTTTGGGGAATGTAACGAATAACGATGATGGCTTGTTTCGAACACTGTTGAAAGTACTTTGTTTAGAAGTGTGCTTGCTAGAAGTGATTTTACTAAATTTCGtagaaattttataaaaaaatctaaGTGTTCTATGAAAAAGTACTTGAAAGTGCTTCTTTAAGAAGCATGGTATCTGACGCTTCTCTAGAAAATGCTTTTATATATGAGCTAGAAATACGGAATAAGATATCCTTTTCGAAACCCTTCCATCTGAATCCTTCATTCCTATCCATTCACCCAAAATCGAACGGTCAAGAAATAATtcctttttcatcttcttccgtCTTTTTCCATCTTCACTTCtcatgttcatcttcttccctcttctccATCTCTTTCTCACAGTCTCTCTCCAGTTTCAGAATTGAAGGATCCGGAAGATCCGAATGAATGAATCCGGAAAGAATCCAAGTCCTAAAAATACTTAATCGAAGGAGTTTTTGTTGTCATGCTAGTAGGCTAGCAGCATGTAAATCATTTTTCGTTGACCATTAGTACAATAGTGGGCCTAAAGCGTTTAATCGTTCACTGCCAAAAACGAAGTCGTTCTGGCCCAAAGAATCGTGGGTCTATATAATTCCCCATACGAAACGGGGAAGGTGTGGTCCAGACTTCAGGCACAGAGACAGATGTTGCATTTGCTTTTTGATTCTTTCAATGATATATTATGAATTATTATCAAAGAAAATTCTTTTTACCATCTTCCTCCTTCCAACAATAATGGGATGttggacaaaaaaaataaaaaaaaaagccaataaTGATTGTAAGGACTCGTCTTAAAGtgattttgaaatgattgtaAGAACTTcttgaaaaaatatttttggttccaaaagaaattataaatttattttcagaatttatttgtatttttactgaaaaattgatttcaaaaacatttttacaaaataatttttaactattttaaaagcaatttcaAACGAACCCAACTATAGACAGggaaaaaaaagtgtaaatatataataattatatacaattatatataatgACGATTTGTCACTGGAGTttgttattatattatatataataaactATGAATAAATGAATTATGAACGTCGCGAACAATGGCcgattcttttctttttatggaATGGACAAAAATTCGCATCTAGCTAGCTCGCAGTTTTAACCCTAGATCTGGATTATCATTCTACTACTTAATTTTGGCTAAAACATGAACTTAATTAATGTAATTattaaagattaattaattatcaaaggATCAAAgtgcagaaaaaagaaaaggaaagcatGGAATTTCACGCTGCCAAGCTTTCACAAAAATCAGATTCTACTTTGAATCAGCATCTAGTTAGAACAAGAGAGAtaacaccaaaaacaaaaaggaaaagaaggttTAATGGGGAGAGACAAAAGATCGAGAAGAAAATTAAAGTTCTCAATTCCATTAATTCTTGATAACAAAGCAAATTACATGATAGGTGTAAGCGATGCATGCCCAGCAGcattacaaacaaacaaaaaccacTTAATTAATACAGACTGGCTACCTCGTATGCATCTCTTACATCCCATGTTTTATAACATTAAACATgcaaaaaaagataaaaataaaaaggagaacTAGTTAAGAGCAAAGACTTACATATTCAAGCACAAAGAGGCCAAAGTCACTAAgtgataaaagaaaattaaagaccTAAGTTGTTAAGGTAAATTCGGACCGCTACCCTCAATTCCCCGCAATGCAATAATGCCGCTCTCCCGATTCTGCCCGCCACTTGTGTGCTAGCAGGCTAGAAATTCAGGAGAGCGCAATTGCAAAGCTTGTTGTGTATGTTGTTTTTCTGTCACTTTTCATCCATATTTATAACACAACCCTTCTCCGCCGCAGTACTGCCGCTGCCAACCGCCGCCACCTTCATGCCCTCCACACAAGTAGACGAAGTCCCACTGGTGGCAGCTGGCTATCATGGTCGACTTTGCTTCGTAAGTTGTCAATGAGAAAGCTATGTAGTTGATGAGATGAAAATTTTATGGCTAGCAAGAAAGGACTGGAAAGAGAGTGATGAGTGTAGAACTGAGGGGACATGATAGGCCGTATATAAAGACGAGATTGTAAGCCTTTTGTTGAAATATGAGCGTCACATTTctctttttagttatttttttgataaaatttcattttcgTAAAGTGAGGTCGAAATTCTTGCTCCAAGCTGGTTAAGGGCATGTTTGTGGGGAATGCAAATAACTCCACTAACTCGGTTTCCAAAGCTCTTGGATTTTTCATATTATTCTCTCATGGAGAAGAgcaaaaaaaaggagaaaacaaaaaaagaaaagtggaaCTGGATGGGGTTGATTTGTCTGTGTGCGTGAACCTGACTTGTTTGCTGCATACAAAAGTTGCAAATTTTCCCATTAAGCTCAAGACAAAAACATCTTAGAAATGTTAAAGGGAATTTCTTAAAAATGAgtttttcatgaattcatcatcttaagaaatttttttaatatgaccGGTATACGggatgatacatcacgtgtaactatataaatggtgagatatgtgtattaaaaagttaataacttaaaaaataaaaattttcaccacttatataGAAGCACTTGGTGTACTATCTATGTTTtggtcacaatgaaaaattccTCCATCACTTCATAGTTTAACTTTAATTTCTAtgccaaaattataaaatattgtgcattAAATCTCTATTATCTTACAATTTAAAGTTAATTCTCGTGACGACGTtataaaattatgtaaaaaatatgagGTAAATTCATAGAGAATTCCAATTTATAGAAAGTCCCTGCACGCTtctcaaacaaaaaattaatgggCAACTTTATGGGTTATTACCAtatggaggtggattgtctgcccttctaTTTCTATACTCTCTTCATGCCCTCCTATTTATATGGTCacagttaaaccacgtcaacattttatattcctattactttttgttttattatttctataaaaaattaatataaaatgttaacgtggcttaatcgtgaccatGCATCACAAGAGGATATGAAGAGAGTATGAAAATGGGAGGACCGACAATCCACCTCCATTACCATATAATTGTGtagctagggttagggtttttgggtGGATGAGGTGAATGCGTGGTGGGTCATTTGCATAGAATCCTGTGCATGCATGGAATTTCGAAGCAGACAGATGGTCCGGATTTCAGCTAAATCTGACTGTGTCTCAACTGTGCCATGCGAATTATGCAATACGAAGGAAAAGGCCGGATGATTGAGCAATAAGACTCTCTTGTTTTAACGTTTTAAAACGTCAGTTTAATCGTTAATCAATGCAGAAGgatgaaataataataataatgatgaaGCTAATGAAGAATATAAAGATTAAGTTTAGGCAACGTTAAGATGATCCTTTTTGTAGAGTTATGATTAGCGAGCATGCATATTCCTCTATATGCCCGCATGATCAAACCGGATCACATGATATCTTTTTGGCCATACATGTTTTGATGCTTCAAACTTTAAAGCTAAATCATTATATTTTCAGTGGGTTCAATGATCTCTACCTTTTCAAATCACAAATGTCTTAGATTTTCCTCTTTTCACATTATGTATTGGCAAGGAATCACGGCATGTTTACATGTctccaaaatatataaatactagGTTAAATTGTACTGATCAAGGCTATCCAcaactcatttttacttctaaCGCACCGTTCTCAATTTTCGATCATCGAATcatatgaattgaaaaagattaatgTTCAAAATTAATCAGAAATACAAATAGATATGTGAACAACACTATTCTTTTTAAAATATACTTTAGAAATGAGAAATATCAACCAAATTGTCCACTTTCAATTCAACACGTAACATTATACACCATATTAACTTGTAGTCTCTAGATTTCcataaaaaaatctctcaaattattGATAGTTTGTCAAAGGGAGATCGTGTGGGTGGTTTGATTGCCTTAAACcaagaaacaaacaaagaaaatgaagcaAAATCACTTTGCCAAGGATACGTCCATGACATGATAAAGCAAAAGTTTATAAAGACGATGCACAAGTCAGCGCTCAgattctttctctcactttacccattattttctctattaattatttaaaaaaatatatctgGTGTTTTGAATTGTCATGAACAAATGGATGATACTGTGCAAACCAGTCTACAAGAAGTTGGTGGACTGTCTCCATCTGTGTTTTTTCAGAACATTACCTCAAGCAGCCGTCTGATCCTGATCAAACGACTTGTGTTTTGACAACAATTATGTGTGGTAGTTGTCGTGAAAGTTGACATTCTGATACATCATGGAGCAATAATAAATGGGACCCATTACGCATTTGGAGGTAGGGCCCCATCTCCTGATCGTAGAATTTGAGGTCTAGCATTTTTCATGCTCAGCCTCACTGAATGGCCTCTACAGTCCTCCTCCCgcaaaatatatttaaaagttGATCATATCATCGTTATTAATTAACAACGCCAAGTTTTACGTCTTGATTACGTCATTTGTTACATCAAGTGAACGCTGATAATCTTCTTTATCTAGTGGTTGGCCTTAGGGTTAAgcctttttttatataattttgaaaGTAATTGTGCTATTTACTCACCCAAAATTAGTCACATTTTCAATCAATTCACTGAGAGTATAACTTGAGTCTTGTACGTAATATAAACAATTTAATTGTATTAGAGAAGTGAACTCCTACGAAGCGGCACAGTAGTTGAgaacaaattttaagttttcattTTATACGGCACATTCTGAATTTGATTCTTAACACGGTGTAAATCACActatgataataaaaaaaaatgctaaaatGCTACTGTAAATCTTTATGCCACGTATAAAAACTAGATAACAAATTCAGATTATCCATGCATACATAAGCATTTTTTAA from Pyrus communis chromosome 4, drPyrComm1.1, whole genome shotgun sequence harbors:
- the LOC137731251 gene encoding uncharacterized protein — translated: MMRGLESKTASTILFSVLIFLIFINEEARSDKEFCSSASSCGEIRNISYPFRLKGDPSGCGDPDYELSCVNNKTILEISPGKFYVTSISYDDQTIRLVDANFADANDSCSLPSGSVVTTDGFLKDIRFRGVSDPDSRFRFVHCSRNISSVPEAANHTTISCLTRNGTYVYAVYDGEYSYYSPQPSCSVISLAPVGLRKGVTKFNSYEDVMELLKAGFEVGWSLQCRDCALKENKELTSTEGKLIIAAIVVGGLIALGVAIAILVFVIRRCQRRRNAGRIKY
- the LOC137730481 gene encoding cytochrome P450 CYP749A22-like; the encoded protein is MKSVGGTVIVLSSLLCLLLLLALIKIFHKLWWTPIRIQNLVALQGIKGPSYRFVHGNTKEISSMQEEAMRRPKSLSHDIFSQVQPHIHLWTKTYGANFLQWYGVQAQLIITEPELCKEILTNKDKAYPKSETKGYARRLLGDGLVVSDGEKWAKMRKLANYAFHGEILKGMAPTMIASAETMLENWKEHDGKEIDVFKEFRLYTSEVISRTAFGSSYLEGKNIFENLEKLAYLSFKNAFNLRFPGISRFIKSKDEIESEKLEKSIRNSIMEMIRKREDKAMVGEEGSFGDDFLGVLIKAHHDADENQRTSIDEIVDECKTFYLGGQETTSSGLAWTVFLLAIHTDWQEEARKEVIQIFGKQNPNLDGTAKLKIMNMIFNESLRLYPPVVAMERKIGREVRLGKHVLPANVEITIPCLALQHEPQIWGEDVLLFKPERFSEGVAKATKNNIAAFLPWGLGPRSCVGSNFATMETKIALSMILQRFSFTLSPAYIHSPYRLLTVRPQHGVQVMLRSLT